GCTTTTTTGTATATAAATAGCTAATTTATTCTATAAAGGGGGGCTTATTATGTTGTACCACTGGTGAAAAGTTGCTCAGCTGATAAATAAGTCTTTATATAGGAGGATATAAAATGAAAAAAAATATTGGTTATTATGGTGATTTTGGTGGCATGTATGTAGATGATAATTTAAAAAAATGTTTACTTGAGGTTGAATCTGCCTTTAACAGGTGTATTAAAGATGTAAATTTTATTAATGAACTTCAATACTACTATAAACATTATATTGGAAGAAAAAGTCCTTTATACTTTGCAGAAAACTTATCTAAAAGATTGGGTGGTGCAAAAATTTATTTAAAAAGAGAGGATTTAAATCACACTGGTTCTCACAAAATTAACAATGCAATTGGTCAGGTTTTGCTGGCAAAAAGAATGGGTAAAAAAAGAATTATAGCCGAAACCGGCGCTGGACAACATGGAGTTGCTACTGCTACAGTATGTGCTATGTTTGATATTGATTGCACTATTTATATGGGAGAAACAGATGTAAAACGTCAATCACTTAATGTGTTTAAAATGAAGCTGTTAGGTGCCAATGTAGTTGCTGTAAAATCTGGTAAGGCAACTTTAAAAGAAGCTGTGGATGCTGCCTTAGCTGACTTCGCAAATAATAGTAAAGCTACTTACTATTTAATTGGATCTGCTGTTGGACCTCATCCATACCCCCAAATAGTAAGGGAATTCCAAAGTGTTATTGGATTTGAGTGTAAACAGCAGATTATAGCTATAGAAAATAAATTACCTAATTATGTTATTGCTTGTGTGGGTGGGGGTAGTAATGCCATAGGAAT
This Clostridium sp. 'deep sea' DNA region includes the following protein-coding sequences:
- the trpB gene encoding tryptophan synthase subunit beta; the protein is MKKNIGYYGDFGGMYVDDNLKKCLLEVESAFNRCIKDVNFINELQYYYKHYIGRKSPLYFAENLSKRLGGAKIYLKREDLNHTGSHKINNAIGQVLLAKRMGKKRIIAETGAGQHGVATATVCAMFDIDCTIYMGETDVKRQSLNVFKMKLLGANVVAVKSGKATLKEAVDAALADFANNSKATYYLIGSAVGPHPYPQIVREFQSVIGFECKQQIIAIENKLPNYVIACVGGGSNAIGIFHAFNNENNVNLVGVEPAGKGLNTKLHSASLSKGEVGIIHGFKCYTLKDSNGENSVGHSIAAGLDYPGVGPEHCFYKDCNRATYVSITDTEALNAFYLLSKTEGIIPALESSHAVSYACKLAPTLNADDIIVVNLSGRGDKDINQIIQLK